One Cucumis sativus cultivar 9930 chromosome 1, Cucumber_9930_V3, whole genome shotgun sequence DNA segment encodes these proteins:
- the LOC116401631 gene encoding zinc finger protein CONSTANS-LIKE 5-like, producing MGIDGATVVNGFRGRPCGFCKADPAAVYCRPDSAFLCLSCDAKIHCANKLASRHDRVWMCEVCEQAPAVVTCKADAAALCVTCDADIHSANPLASRHERVPVEPFFDTAESVVKSSSVLNFLVPDETNVCDGVHHHEEVEVASWLLSNPSFNSKLVHGPEIKTQLGGDHLFFTEMDSFIDFEYPNSVNDDHNDIKDSIVPVQTKPDPTPVINHTHSPENCYDIEFCRSKLNSFGYQPQSLSHSVSSSSLDVGVVPQAISMSETSYPMGGQTGDSGLPLSGSGNQATQLCGMDREARVLRYREKRKNRKFEKTVRYASRKAYAETRPRIKGRFAKRTDMLSEVDEMYGSAASHVLLTDAQYGLVPTFCP from the exons ATGGGAATTGACGGTGCCACTGTTGTTAATGGTTTCCGCGGCAGACCCTGCGGTTTCTGCAAGGCTGACCCTGCCGCCGTCTATTGCCGACCTGACTCTGCTTTTCTCTGTCTCTCCTGCGACGCCAAAATTCACTGCGCCAACAAACTCGCTTCTCGCCATGACCGCGTCTGGATGTGCGAGGTTTGTGAACAAGCTCCTGCTGTGGTCACGTGCAAAGCTGATGCTGCGGCTCTTTGTGTCACTTGCGATGCCGATATTCACTCTGCTAACCCACTGGCCAGCCGCCACGAGCGTGTCCCCGTCGAGCCTTTTTTCGACACCGCCGAATCAGTCGTTAAGTCCTCTtctgttttgaattttctagTCCCTGATGAAACTAATGTCTGCGACGGTGTCCATCACCATGAGGAGGTGGAGGTTGCTTCCTGGCTTTTATCCAACCCGTCTTTCAACTCTAAGCTCGTCCACGGCCCTGAAATCAAAACCCAGCTTGGAGGTGATCATTTGTTCTTCACTGAAATGGattcttttattgattttgaatacCCCAATTCAGTCAACGATGATCACAACGATATTAAAGACAGCATCGTCCCTGTCCAGACGAAGCCAGACCCAACGCCAGTTATTAACCATACCCACTCCCCTGAAAATTGCTATGACATTGAGTTTTGTAGATCCAAGCTCAATTCATTCGGATATCAACCTCAATCACTGAGCCACAGT gtttcctcttcctccttaGATGTCGGAGTTGTTCCACAAGCAATTTCGATGTCTGAGACATCGTACCCAATGGGAGGACAAACTGGGGATTCGGGGCTCCCGTTGTCAGGATCCGGAAACCAAGCGACACAATTGTGTGGAATGGATCGAGAAGCGAGAGTGTTGAGGTACagagagaagaggaagaaccGGAAATTCGAGAAGACAGTCCGATACGCATCAAGAAAAGCTTATGCAGAAACCCGACCCAGGATCAAAGGACGGTTCGCGAAACGAACGGATATGCTATCAGAGGTTGATGAAATGTATGGCTCAGCTGCTTCACATGTGCTCCTTACGGACGCTCAATACGGACTCGTACCAACGTTTTGTCCATAA